Proteins found in one Solitalea lacus genomic segment:
- a CDS encoding SusC/RagA family TonB-linked outer membrane protein, with the protein MKKRLLYLMAVLLLVNTALAQNRTITGTVTDKADGGPIPGVSVIVKGTSVGAQTNVEGKYSIAVQQGAILVFKFVGYTTKEVTVGTSSTVNVSLDQDNKQLGEVVVTALGIKRAEKSLGYSATTLKSDEITAARNQTVMSGLTGKVAGVAVSNAGGPGGSTKVIIRGVSSFTGGNQPLYIVDGVPINNGFKGNKTDDASVDFGNQANDINPDDVETVTVLKGASATALYGSRAAHGVIMITTKSAKQNQKLSISYSGSFNASNILRTPQTQKVFGQGWGTFAFEENGNWGPKYDGKVREWGTEVDGKRQTRPFTYVKDNVRNFYEAGNEYTNSLSVSGGSEHSAFVFSYANSKQNGVAPGDADNLNRNNFSFRGTTRYDKFSADYAVNYVRRDMSAIPAGQGTSDGGATLYQEIIQIPGSIDIALLKDYNNKYNNSDNYFTAYAQNPYFVLNENGNKFQDDRVFGKVELTYALTKQLKAVGRVGTDFSNSTIKNWGAIVNYSPGSLSEVYHKQAIAGRYAENYTKNNQLDANLFLQGDYKLSADLTLNAIVGYNYNQRTTTFLDSYVSGLNVANWYNLNNSNDLPVTESELSRRRLMAAYGQLEFGFKDYLFTNVSLRNDWSSTLPKGKNSFFYGGINSSVIVTEMFKELQSEQLNFLKVRAAWGQTGNDADVYRTNNRYDPTQIAIGFGNLYLPLGGVAGLTEFNTLGNQNLRPEITTEWELGTDVRLFSNRVGLDFAYYNRLTKDQIVSANLSPETGYTRQTLNIGNIANRGIEARLSIIPVKTSNFQWEFATNFTKNYSEVKSLYNGADEFQLYNAYSVNYIAKVGEPVGVFTVPQAEFVKEGPHKGKMIVQANGRPKIDANGLKTVGTSAADFVMGFTNSFKYKNFSLSAAIDWRQGGKFYSYTSQLSNFVGASTETTFNDRQPFMVPNSVKEVKLIDGSTGYVENNIPITFTGNYQYWYTNDNPAMFENTVLDKTNIKLREVVFSYSLPKKWLSGTPVGGVDLSVIGRNLLMWTPSSNNFVDPENTNYGNDITSEFGEFASGPSMRTFGASVKVTF; encoded by the coding sequence ATGAAGAAAAGGTTACTCTATTTAATGGCGGTATTACTTTTAGTTAATACGGCCTTGGCGCAGAATCGTACTATTACTGGTACGGTTACTGACAAAGCCGACGGGGGCCCAATCCCCGGCGTGAGCGTCATTGTAAAAGGCACCTCAGTAGGTGCTCAAACTAATGTTGAGGGTAAGTACTCAATTGCAGTTCAGCAAGGCGCTATTTTAGTGTTCAAATTTGTAGGTTACACAACTAAAGAAGTGACAGTTGGAACTAGTTCTACTGTAAACGTTTCTTTAGACCAGGACAATAAGCAATTAGGCGAAGTTGTTGTTACGGCTTTAGGTATTAAACGTGCAGAGAAATCATTAGGTTATTCTGCTACTACTTTAAAATCGGATGAAATAACTGCGGCACGAAACCAAACGGTTATGAGCGGTTTAACTGGCAAAGTTGCTGGTGTGGCGGTCTCAAACGCCGGTGGTCCAGGTGGTTCTACCAAAGTAATTATACGTGGTGTTTCATCGTTTACGGGAGGCAATCAACCATTGTATATTGTTGATGGCGTGCCAATTAACAATGGCTTTAAAGGGAATAAGACTGATGATGCATCTGTTGATTTTGGTAATCAAGCCAATGATATCAACCCGGATGACGTTGAAACGGTTACTGTATTAAAAGGAGCTTCGGCTACAGCATTGTATGGCTCACGTGCGGCGCATGGGGTAATTATGATTACGACCAAAAGTGCTAAGCAGAACCAAAAGCTAAGCATCAGCTATTCAGGGTCATTTAATGCAAGCAACATTTTACGCACCCCTCAAACACAAAAGGTGTTTGGACAAGGATGGGGAACATTCGCTTTTGAAGAAAATGGTAACTGGGGGCCAAAATATGATGGAAAAGTTCGTGAATGGGGAACGGAGGTAGATGGTAAGCGTCAAACTAGACCTTTTACTTATGTAAAAGATAACGTTCGCAATTTTTATGAGGCAGGTAATGAGTACACAAATTCATTGAGTGTTTCAGGGGGTAGTGAACACAGCGCATTTGTTTTCTCTTACGCTAACTCTAAACAAAATGGGGTTGCTCCGGGTGATGCTGATAATTTAAACAGAAATAACTTTTCATTCAGAGGAACAACCAGATATGACAAGTTCAGCGCTGACTATGCGGTTAACTACGTTCGCCGTGATATGAGCGCAATTCCTGCAGGACAGGGTACATCTGATGGTGGAGCTACTTTATATCAGGAAATTATTCAGATTCCTGGAAGTATTGATATCGCATTATTGAAGGATTACAACAATAAGTACAATAATTCTGATAACTATTTTACCGCTTATGCACAAAACCCATATTTTGTACTTAATGAAAATGGTAATAAGTTTCAGGATGACCGTGTATTTGGAAAGGTAGAATTAACCTATGCATTAACCAAACAGCTAAAAGCAGTAGGTCGTGTAGGTACTGACTTTTCTAACTCAACCATAAAAAATTGGGGTGCAATTGTTAACTATTCTCCTGGTAGTCTGTCAGAAGTTTATCATAAGCAAGCTATTGCAGGCCGTTATGCTGAGAATTATACAAAAAACAATCAGCTCGATGCCAATCTTTTTTTACAAGGAGATTATAAATTATCAGCTGATTTAACGCTTAATGCAATTGTAGGTTACAACTATAATCAGCGTACAACTACTTTTCTTGATTCATATGTATCAGGCTTAAATGTTGCTAACTGGTATAACCTGAACAACTCAAATGATTTGCCAGTTACTGAATCAGAATTGTCTCGTCGTCGTTTGATGGCGGCCTACGGCCAATTAGAGTTTGGTTTTAAAGATTACTTGTTTACCAATGTTTCATTGCGTAACGACTGGTCTTCAACTTTGCCAAAAGGTAAGAACAGCTTCTTTTATGGAGGTATCAATAGTTCGGTAATTGTAACCGAGATGTTTAAAGAGCTGCAAAGTGAGCAGTTGAACTTCCTTAAAGTTCGTGCAGCATGGGGACAAACGGGTAACGACGCCGATGTTTATAGAACCAACAATCGTTACGATCCAACCCAGATTGCAATCGGCTTTGGTAATCTATACTTGCCTCTTGGTGGCGTAGCCGGTTTAACTGAATTTAACACATTGGGTAACCAAAATCTGCGCCCTGAAATTACCACTGAGTGGGAGTTGGGTACAGATGTTCGTTTATTTAGCAACCGTGTGGGATTAGACTTTGCCTATTATAATCGTTTAACTAAAGATCAGATTGTTAGCGCTAACTTATCTCCTGAAACAGGTTATACCCGTCAAACACTTAATATCGGTAATATTGCAAACCGAGGTATTGAAGCTCGTTTGTCAATTATTCCGGTTAAAACCTCTAATTTCCAATGGGAATTTGCTACTAACTTTACCAAAAACTATAGTGAGGTTAAATCATTATACAATGGAGCTGATGAGTTTCAATTGTATAATGCATATTCTGTAAACTATATTGCAAAAGTTGGTGAGCCTGTTGGTGTGTTTACCGTTCCGCAAGCTGAATTTGTAAAAGAAGGTCCGCATAAAGGAAAAATGATTGTGCAAGCTAACGGCCGTCCTAAAATTGATGCAAATGGTTTAAAAACCGTTGGTACTTCCGCTGCCGATTTCGTAATGGGCTTTACTAACAGTTTTAAATACAAGAACTTTAGCTTAAGCGCTGCTATTGATTGGAGACAAGGTGGTAAATTCTATTCCTACACTTCTCAGTTAAGCAATTTCGTGGGTGCATCTACAGAAACAACATTCAACGATCGCCAGCCTTTTATGGTGCCAAATTCTGTTAAAGAGGTGAAATTAATAGATGGTTCTACCGGCTATGTTGAAAACAACATTCCTATCACTTTCACTGGTAACTATCAATACTGGTATACAAATGATAATCCTGCCATGTTTGAAAACACTGTGCTTGATAAAACGAATATTAAACTGAGAGAAGTTGTATTTAGTTATTCGTTGCCTAAAAAATGGTTATCTGGAACTCCTGTAGGTGGCGTTGATTTAAGTGTTATCGGACGCAACCTGCTAATGTGGACTCCAAGCTCAAATAACTTTGTTGACCCGGAAAACACCAATTATGGGAATGATATTACATCTGAGTTTGGTGAATTTGCTTCAGGTCCAAGTATGAGAACTTTTGGAGCGAGTGTGAAAGTGACATTTTAA
- a CDS encoding SusD/RagB family nutrient-binding outer membrane lipoprotein has protein sequence MKKRFLYKSTLLLSTAVLLSTTSCQDFLDVNKDPSNPEVSQGQPVSVFPAAVASTAGTVGAQYAIVGGIWSQYWTQSAVANQFKDIDSFNLTASSLNPSFDEVYSGALNDYQFVINKSEATGDWFYYLAATVMKAYTLQVMVDLYDKVPYSEAFKGLDNLTPKYDDGDKVYAGLIAELDNALSKDFTAATNSTPGVRDIVFSGSVDKWKAFAKTLKLKMYLRMINAKPAEAQAGIAKLYADGVAFLTSDAAMGASNFQDAPDKSNPLFEYNNRRLNTTTNLRASTTFMSWLKANNDPRIASVYKFGTAAAGAPAITTYSSLNQGDFNNLQSTAIRNAISIAYTTPLAPVHFISAAESYFLQAEAIERLTPGDIKAKQAYDNGVKAAFAQYNLDGSSFIVAGGKYEYPTAGTFEQKLEAIITQKWASMPGSHAIEAFFEKNRTGYPKTSTVYSDNAAYVPGQFVYPKEGVTQGLFAKRLVFSDRDRQRNPNVPAMVPVTTKVWWDVK, from the coding sequence ATGAAGAAAAGATTTTTATATAAATCAACCTTATTGTTGTCGACAGCAGTATTGCTTTCTACAACTTCTTGCCAGGATTTTCTGGATGTAAATAAGGATCCTAGTAATCCAGAAGTTAGTCAAGGACAACCTGTTTCAGTGTTCCCGGCTGCAGTTGCTTCTACAGCAGGAACTGTGGGAGCTCAATATGCTATCGTGGGTGGTATTTGGAGTCAATATTGGACTCAAAGTGCTGTAGCGAATCAGTTTAAAGATATCGATTCATTCAACTTAACTGCGTCAAGCTTGAATCCTTCTTTTGATGAAGTATATTCTGGTGCATTGAATGATTATCAATTCGTTATTAATAAATCTGAAGCTACGGGCGACTGGTTTTATTATTTAGCTGCTACGGTAATGAAAGCCTACACTTTGCAGGTAATGGTTGACCTTTATGATAAAGTTCCATATTCAGAAGCATTTAAAGGGTTGGATAACTTAACACCTAAGTATGATGACGGGGATAAAGTTTATGCAGGTTTGATTGCTGAATTGGATAATGCGTTATCAAAAGATTTCACAGCAGCAACAAACTCTACTCCTGGAGTGCGTGATATTGTATTTAGTGGTAGTGTTGATAAATGGAAAGCTTTTGCAAAGACATTAAAACTTAAGATGTATTTGCGCATGATCAATGCTAAACCTGCTGAAGCACAAGCCGGAATCGCTAAGTTATACGCTGACGGTGTTGCTTTCCTAACAAGCGATGCTGCAATGGGGGCCTCAAATTTCCAGGATGCTCCAGATAAGTCAAATCCTTTGTTTGAGTATAACAATCGTCGTTTGAATACTACTACCAACTTGCGTGCAAGTACTACATTCATGTCTTGGTTGAAAGCAAATAATGATCCTCGTATCGCTAGTGTTTATAAGTTTGGAACTGCAGCTGCTGGAGCTCCAGCAATTACAACCTATTCTTCATTGAATCAAGGTGATTTTAACAACCTTCAGAGCACTGCAATAAGAAATGCCATTTCAATTGCTTACACTACACCATTGGCTCCGGTTCATTTCATCTCAGCTGCAGAGTCATATTTCCTACAAGCTGAAGCGATTGAGCGTTTAACTCCTGGAGATATAAAAGCGAAACAAGCATATGATAATGGTGTGAAAGCAGCATTTGCACAGTATAACCTTGATGGATCAAGCTTTATTGTTGCAGGTGGTAAGTATGAATATCCTACTGCTGGTACTTTTGAGCAGAAATTGGAAGCTATCATTACTCAGAAATGGGCGTCAATGCCGGGTTCTCATGCTATTGAAGCTTTCTTTGAAAAAAATCGTACCGGTTACCCTAAAACAAGTACAGTTTATTCAGATAACGCTGCTTATGTACCGGGACAATTCGTGTATCCTAAAGAAGGTGTAACACAAGGACTATTTGCTAAACGTTTGGTATTCTCTGACCGTGATCGTCAGCGTAACCCTAATGTACCGGCAATGGTTCCGGTTACAACCAAAGTATGGTGGGATGTTAAATAA
- a CDS encoding SusD/RagB family nutrient-binding outer membrane lipoprotein, producing MKKVIIYGFMLSSLLMGATSCESALDINQDPNYPVNASEESLFPSAVAASAARLGGDLQLIGSIWSQHYTQNNTSNQYKNIDSYSLNRNDYNGLWSTFWSGALKDLSLTKQKAQASGKVNYYMAASILAAFDYHVLSDFYGAIPYKEGLQAGTIPQPKWDDSKEVNKYLIIQLDEAIAKAADAKKVASMGKIDYLFNGDIDQWVKFAKTLKLKIFMRDFNVNSAAITALLQEGDLLTIDAKMDVFADSPNKSNPLYENDRRQLNTGNNLKASNTLLAYLKENNDPRATAFYNLTDPSEGDNYPGGELAGLDQGDFLTEEVKGYATSIVKLAATDAVYFISAAESAFLQAEAWVRLNDDVKAKAAYDNAVKLAFARWAHDGSSFVAAGGKYEFKPGTQDQKLELILTQKWIAATRCQAWDSFFDQGRTGIPKLSPVHFDATGANGYVKGQWTVSVNSSLVAGEIPRRLAFPKSSSDFNPNTPTVLPINQKMWWHK from the coding sequence ATGAAAAAAGTAATTATATACGGTTTTATGCTATCATCGCTACTTATGGGGGCTACCTCATGTGAGAGCGCTTTAGATATAAACCAAGATCCTAACTACCCGGTTAATGCATCAGAGGAAAGCTTATTTCCATCGGCTGTTGCTGCATCTGCGGCACGGTTAGGCGGTGACTTACAACTGATCGGAAGTATTTGGTCGCAGCATTATACCCAAAATAATACCTCTAATCAGTATAAAAATATTGACTCTTATTCACTGAATAGGAATGACTATAATGGACTGTGGTCTACTTTTTGGTCAGGTGCTTTAAAAGATTTGAGTTTAACAAAACAAAAAGCGCAGGCTTCAGGCAAAGTAAACTACTATATGGCGGCCTCAATTTTAGCAGCTTTTGATTATCATGTTTTGTCTGATTTTTATGGAGCTATTCCTTACAAAGAAGGATTACAGGCGGGAACGATTCCGCAGCCAAAATGGGACGATAGCAAGGAGGTGAATAAATATCTTATTATTCAATTAGACGAAGCAATTGCAAAGGCTGCTGATGCTAAAAAAGTGGCATCAATGGGTAAGATTGATTATTTATTTAATGGTGATATTGATCAATGGGTTAAGTTTGCGAAGACGTTGAAACTAAAAATCTTCATGAGAGATTTTAATGTAAATAGTGCGGCTATCACTGCCTTATTGCAAGAAGGTGATTTGTTAACAATTGATGCTAAAATGGATGTATTTGCCGACTCACCAAACAAGTCAAACCCACTTTATGAGAATGATCGCCGTCAATTAAATACCGGTAATAACTTAAAAGCTAGTAATACGTTGTTGGCTTATCTAAAGGAAAATAACGATCCTCGTGCTACGGCTTTTTATAATTTAACCGATCCATCAGAGGGTGATAACTATCCTGGTGGTGAGCTGGCGGGATTAGACCAGGGTGATTTTCTTACTGAAGAGGTTAAGGGATATGCAACTTCAATAGTTAAGCTGGCGGCTACTGATGCTGTTTATTTTATCTCTGCTGCCGAATCTGCGTTTCTTCAGGCGGAAGCATGGGTGCGCTTAAATGATGATGTAAAGGCGAAAGCAGCTTATGATAATGCTGTTAAATTAGCTTTTGCGCGTTGGGCGCATGATGGTTCTTCGTTTGTTGCTGCCGGCGGCAAATATGAATTCAAGCCAGGAACTCAAGATCAGAAGTTAGAGCTGATATTAACTCAAAAATGGATTGCTGCTACGCGTTGCCAGGCTTGGGATTCATTCTTTGATCAAGGTCGTACCGGTATCCCTAAATTAAGTCCGGTTCATTTTGATGCTACCGGTGCTAATGGTTATGTAAAAGGACAGTGGACGGTTTCGGTAAACAGCAGTTTGGTTGCAGGTGAAATACCTCGTCGTTTGGCATTTCCCAAATCATCTTCTGACTTCAACCCTAATACTCCGACAGTGCTTCCAATTAATCAAAAAATGTGGTGGCATAAATAA
- a CDS encoding SusC/RagA family TonB-linked outer membrane protein, with the protein MKKRLLYFMAVLLLVANAAVAQNRTITGTVTDKTDGGPIPGASILVKGSSIGAQTNIEGKYSIAIPQGSTLVFKFVGYTTKEVTVGASTTVNVSLEQDSKQLGEVVVTALGISRDKKALGYSANSISKEELTKAAPVSMMDGLQGKVAGAEISSQSGAPGASSKVVLRGYASLTGNNQPLYVVDGVPINNSASSSALGVAAGSSTSTSVSRTTDFGNGSNDINPNDIESMSILKGAAATSLYGSRAASGVIIITTKSGKAGKTKVDFTSSSTFTDVLFTPTLQSLYGQGWDGSFDSQENGSWGPKLDGLNRPWGNTVGGVRLSKPFSANTNRFRDFYTTGHELNNSIAISGGTEKNSFYLSYGNIGSDGIIPTDVDSYNRNTVALRGSTMLGGLKATASLNYVNRGAKAVSTGQGTNTGATLFQELIQIPVDININSIKDYTNPYNDVNSYFTPYAQNPYFTINENGNDFSSERFYGNTGLDYKFANWLSATWKLGLDVTNSKLKDWQAVAAPKVGSANASKKPFVGGVQENNDYRKEINTDLMLNFDQKLSTNFSLNGLVGFNVNQRDARVVNTRIEGLILDGFYDLSNSANAPAATSFYSKRRMVGAYAQANLSFKDYLYLTINARNDWSSTLPKDNNSFFYPGANLGFVITDAFKSLQGPALSFAKVRASIGKTGNDAGPYSISNYLTAGSAALGFGQLTFPMNGVGSFEVSNVIGNPTLRPELTTEIELGADLRFINNRLGVDLAYYDKTTKDQILAVPISAGSGYTSRITNFGKIQNKGIEVALNITPIKGQHFTWDATYTYSKNNNKVLELPNSLKEVVLNTAYGVDMVAIVGQPLGVIKGHAAKTNDKGQVIVNPTTGLPLVAQDKVAYGDINRKFSMGLVNRFTYDNWALGFSFDFRKGGLMYSYTSRLNDFVGNSVRTTFNDRRPFLVPNSVNEVIGADGKVSGYVENTTAVNMANIGDYFNQTNNNSMSREQVIDKSFIKMRDITLSYQFPKSLVGAIKADNASLSVFGRNLFVWVPKENSFIDPEVSTFSNDLAGEFGEFGGGPSVRSFGVSLKVGF; encoded by the coding sequence ATGAAGAAAAGGTTACTCTATTTCATGGCAGTATTGCTACTTGTAGCAAATGCGGCCGTGGCACAGAATCGTACAATTACCGGTACGGTTACTGACAAAACAGACGGGGGCCCAATCCCCGGAGCGAGCATCCTTGTAAAAGGAAGCTCTATTGGTGCACAGACCAATATTGAAGGTAAGTACTCTATTGCAATTCCACAAGGAAGTACTTTGGTATTCAAATTTGTTGGTTACACTACAAAAGAGGTTACTGTTGGTGCAAGTACCACTGTTAACGTGTCTCTTGAGCAAGATTCTAAACAATTAGGAGAAGTTGTTGTAACGGCTTTAGGTATTTCTCGTGATAAGAAAGCCTTAGGTTATTCGGCAAACTCCATTTCAAAGGAGGAGTTAACCAAAGCAGCTCCTGTGAGTATGATGGATGGACTGCAAGGCAAAGTTGCTGGTGCTGAAATTTCATCACAGTCTGGTGCGCCTGGAGCTTCATCAAAAGTTGTGCTTCGTGGCTATGCCTCATTAACCGGCAATAATCAGCCTCTTTATGTTGTTGACGGTGTTCCTATTAATAACAGCGCTTCATCGAGTGCTTTGGGCGTTGCTGCGGGCTCTTCTACCAGCACTTCTGTTTCACGTACAACTGACTTTGGTAACGGCTCTAATGATATCAACCCTAATGATATTGAATCAATGTCAATTCTTAAAGGGGCAGCTGCAACTTCACTTTATGGTTCACGTGCAGCGTCTGGTGTAATCATTATTACTACTAAAAGTGGTAAAGCTGGTAAAACCAAAGTTGACTTTACGTCCTCATCAACCTTCACTGATGTATTATTTACTCCTACCCTGCAATCTCTATATGGACAAGGCTGGGATGGTTCATTCGATAGCCAAGAAAACGGTTCTTGGGGGCCTAAATTGGATGGATTAAATCGTCCTTGGGGAAATACCGTAGGAGGAGTTCGTTTAAGCAAACCTTTCTCAGCAAACACAAATCGTTTTAGAGATTTTTATACTACTGGTCATGAGCTAAATAACTCAATTGCAATTAGTGGTGGAACTGAGAAAAACTCTTTTTACCTGTCATATGGTAATATTGGCAGCGACGGTATTATTCCAACAGATGTTGATTCATATAATCGCAATACAGTTGCTTTAAGAGGATCAACCATGTTGGGAGGATTAAAGGCTACTGCATCATTAAACTACGTTAACCGTGGAGCTAAAGCAGTAAGTACCGGTCAGGGAACAAATACTGGTGCTACTTTGTTCCAGGAGTTGATCCAAATTCCGGTAGACATAAACATCAATTCAATTAAGGATTACACTAACCCTTATAATGATGTGAATAGCTACTTTACTCCATATGCTCAAAACCCATATTTCACCATTAATGAAAATGGTAATGATTTCTCTTCAGAACGTTTTTATGGAAATACGGGTTTAGATTACAAATTTGCTAACTGGTTATCAGCTACCTGGAAGTTAGGTTTAGATGTTACCAATTCTAAGTTGAAGGACTGGCAAGCGGTGGCTGCTCCAAAGGTAGGGTCTGCTAATGCAAGTAAAAAACCTTTTGTTGGGGGAGTTCAGGAGAACAATGATTATCGTAAAGAAATCAACACAGACTTGATGTTGAACTTTGATCAAAAATTAAGCACAAACTTCTCTCTTAATGGTTTAGTGGGTTTCAACGTGAATCAGCGTGATGCTCGTGTGGTTAATACCCGTATCGAAGGCTTGATTCTTGACGGTTTCTATGATCTTTCGAACTCGGCCAATGCTCCAGCAGCTACATCGTTTTATTCTAAACGTCGTATGGTAGGTGCATATGCTCAGGCTAACTTGTCATTTAAGGATTATTTGTATTTGACAATTAATGCCCGTAACGATTGGTCATCAACATTACCAAAAGACAATAACTCATTCTTTTATCCTGGTGCAAACTTAGGTTTTGTAATTACTGATGCATTTAAGAGTTTGCAAGGACCTGCACTTTCATTTGCAAAAGTTCGTGCAAGTATTGGTAAAACCGGTAATGACGCTGGACCTTATTCAATCAGCAATTATTTGACTGCTGGTAGTGCGGCATTAGGTTTTGGTCAATTGACCTTCCCTATGAACGGTGTTGGTTCATTTGAAGTTAGCAATGTAATTGGCAATCCTACTTTACGTCCGGAATTAACAACAGAAATTGAATTAGGAGCTGATTTACGTTTCATCAATAATCGCCTAGGAGTGGATCTTGCATACTACGATAAGACTACAAAAGATCAAATCCTTGCTGTTCCTATTTCTGCAGGAAGTGGTTATACTTCAAGAATCACCAACTTCGGTAAAATTCAAAATAAAGGTATAGAGGTTGCATTGAATATTACGCCGATCAAAGGTCAACACTTTACTTGGGATGCAACTTACACTTATTCAAAAAACAACAATAAGGTTTTAGAATTGCCTAATAGCTTAAAAGAGGTTGTGTTGAATACTGCTTACGGTGTTGATATGGTTGCGATTGTAGGTCAACCGTTGGGTGTAATTAAAGGTCATGCAGCTAAAACCAATGATAAAGGTCAAGTAATTGTTAATCCAACTACAGGTCTTCCTTTGGTTGCTCAAGATAAAGTGGCTTACGGCGATATCAACCGTAAATTCTCTATGGGCTTGGTTAACAGATTTACTTATGATAACTGGGCACTTGGATTTTCATTCGATTTCCGTAAAGGAGGTTTAATGTACTCTTACACGTCTCGTTTGAATGATTTCGTAGGAAACTCAGTACGTACAACGTTTAATGACCGTCGTCCGTTCTTGGTTCCAAACTCGGTAAATGAAGTGATCGGGGCAGATGGTAAAGTTAGCGGTTACGTAGAAAACACTACTGCGGTTAATATGGCAAATATTGGTGACTACTTTAACCAAACTAATAATAACAGCATGTCAAGAGAGCAGGTAATTGATAAATCATTTATCAAAATGCGTGATATCACATTAAGCTACCAATTCCCTAAATCATTAGTAGGTGCAATTAAAGCTGATAATGCTTCTCTTTCTGTATTTGGACGTAATTTATTTGTATGGGTTCCAAAGGAAAACTCATTCATTGATCCAGAGGTTTCGACCTTTAGCAATGACTTAGCGGGTGAATTTGGTGAGTTTGGAGGTGGACCAAGCGTACGTTCGTTTGGTGTGTCATTAAAAGTTGGTTTTTAA
- a CDS encoding lipid-binding protein: MLKKFKSIINMALLLSAAVAITSCEKAESDAFEYISPAGKLAGEWFVTLRDDAGANALTGVKPYAKLMTFNDVSKSDSLWIQTINISYTNPADKLSYPTTFATKAAKVKTIATPETMGFSIAAGKNIVSGATNTITILKAKVLSGQGKSFAGNTVDSIYMEVQYSNFPGKTYILSGHQRSGYPADEPKY, encoded by the coding sequence ATGTTGAAGAAATTTAAGTCAATAATAAATATGGCCCTGTTGCTTTCAGCCGCAGTAGCCATCACTTCTTGTGAAAAAGCTGAGAGTGATGCATTTGAGTACATATCTCCAGCAGGTAAACTAGCAGGCGAGTGGTTTGTTACCTTACGTGATGATGCCGGAGCTAATGCATTAACTGGCGTTAAGCCATATGCTAAGCTTATGACTTTTAATGATGTAAGTAAGAGTGATTCCTTATGGATTCAAACAATCAATATCAGTTATACAAACCCTGCCGATAAATTGTCTTACCCTACAACTTTTGCAACAAAAGCAGCGAAAGTAAAAACTATTGCAACTCCTGAAACAATGGGGTTCAGTATTGCAGCGGGTAAAAACATAGTGTCTGGAGCCACAAATACTATAACTATACTTAAGGCAAAAGTTTTATCAGGTCAAGGTAAGTCATTTGCTGGGAATACTGTAGATAGTATTTACATGGAAGTTCAATACTCTAATTTCCCAGGTAAAACGTATATCTTATCAGGTCATCAGCGTAGTGGATATCCTGCCGATGAGCCTAAATATTAA
- a CDS encoding lipid-binding protein produces the protein MNIKKTIYIFLAVVTLGATACETLPEPEVKYSPVWPIAGEWKVKIKDEAVGTSSGLTILRTYNTSANSTDSVWVRVGTSQGYALLGKSACNVTAKTFSVQNGINVANANSDKFSVLEGKVLPGMAKVPSESVTDSVYMRYQVTSKAGITKVYIATGYRRTGFSEDE, from the coding sequence ATGAATATTAAGAAAACTATATATATATTTTTGGCGGTAGTTACCCTTGGGGCAACTGCCTGCGAGACTCTACCTGAGCCAGAAGTGAAGTATTCGCCGGTATGGCCAATCGCTGGGGAGTGGAAAGTAAAAATTAAAGATGAAGCAGTGGGAACAAGTTCCGGTTTAACTATCTTGCGTACGTATAATACTTCTGCAAACTCCACTGACTCTGTATGGGTAAGAGTGGGAACTTCGCAAGGATATGCATTGCTAGGAAAATCTGCTTGTAATGTAACTGCTAAAACATTTTCCGTTCAAAACGGTATTAACGTGGCCAATGCTAACTCGGATAAGTTCAGTGTTTTAGAAGGAAAAGTTTTGCCTGGTATGGCAAAAGTTCCAAGCGAATCAGTTACAGATAGTGTTTACATGCGTTATCAGGTAACCAGTAAAGCAGGAATAACTAAAGTTTATATTGCTACTGGTTATAGAAGAACTGGTTTTTCTGAAGACGAATAG